The proteins below are encoded in one region of Aspergillus nidulans FGSC A4 chromosome III:
- a CDS encoding WD40 repeat domain-containing protein (transcript_id=CADANIAT00005621) translates to MSSPPIAGGDRRDGSPSVGPGGTWHPARAWLEEDETGDDEDDMDYEPDSDNHDDRADEEEYPDEDPNVDQSDSELHLGNIHIEFTMDEHDQTGEVSPARLLNILASGGLQQIFRYHGFATGNAGFDGDDDGEEDEYGILGLGRRVPRRRGPPQYPKIPSDEGIKLMRSGKFGTEPSYVDERMKRKKSLAEKVMWRELGVDGQGLQRTRVSSIAQGLIPGTTADKIIHYDAKCYSGQFSDDGNFFFSCAQDFKVRMYDTSNPYEWKYYKTVDYPLASWTITDATLSPDNRFLAYSSLRQLVCLAPTDPADSSDPIILDLASSAQRRVARDIFGRDGFAVWSVRFSGDGREIVAGTGDHSVIVYDLETRQSVLRIRNHEDDVNAVCFGDKSSPHILYSGSDDSTVRVWDRRSMADGREAGVFVGHTEGLTYVDSKGDGRYVLSNSKDQTMKLWDLRKMMSTAKFDTLEPTSYGTGFDYRFDPFPSDFYYPHPHDCSVVTFRGHSVLRTLIRCHFSPPGSSDSRYVYSGSEDGKVYVWNLDATLAGTVDVQKATHFSRPRSRRFQGHMYMSRADGNQWKTCVRDASWHPNAPVLAATSWNGWGSSTGTCTIHSWNNGADQDECGPKFSYGDSYDAQLNATNLSEKALDMRAWEYEHALNEASL, encoded by the exons ATGAGTTCTCCCCCGATCGCTGGCGGTGACCGACGGGACGGTTCGCCATCAGTAGGCCCAGGCGGTACATGGCACCCTGCGAGAGCGTGGctcgaggaagatgaaacaggggatgatgaggatgatatggaTTATGAACCTGATTCCGACAACCATGATGATAGagccgacgaagaagagtaCCCCGACGAGGATCCTAACGTCGATCAATCCG ATTCCGAGTTGCATTTAGGCAACATTCATATCGAATTCACCATGGATGAACATGATCAGACTGGGGAAG TCTCGCCTGCTCGCTTACTAAATATACTCGCATCTGGTGGCCTGCAACAAATTTTCCGGTATCATGGTTTCGCCACGGGCAATGCTGGCTTCgacggtgatgacgatggcgaagaagacgaataTGGGATACTGGGGCTAGGCAGGAGAGTTCCAAGACGGCGAGGCCCTCCTCAATATCCCAAGATACCGAGTGACGAAGGTATCAAGCTGATGAGATCCGGGAAATTCGGTACGGAACCCAGCTACGTTGATGAGCGTATGAAACGCAAAAAATcactggcggagaaggtgatgTGGCGAGAATTGGGAGTGGATGGACAGGGACTGCAAAGGACCAGGGTCTCGTCGATAGCACAA GGGCTTATTCCTGGAACTACCGCGGATAAAATCATCCATTACGACGCAAAATGTTACTCCGGTCAGTTCTCTGATGATGGtaattttttcttctcctgcgcCCAAGATTTTAAAGTCAGGATGTATGACACATCCAATCCCTACGAATGGAAATATTATAAGACGGTGGACTATCCTCTTGCTTCGTGGACAATCACAGATGCCACTCTTAGTCCCGACAACCGATTCTTAGCATATAGCtctcttcgccagctcgTCTGCCTCGCACCGACAGACCCGGCAGACTCGTCCGACCCAATAATATTGGACCTTGCTTCGTCAGCCCAACGAAGAGTCGCACGAGATATATTTGGGAGGGATGGGTTTGCC GTCTGGTCCGTGCGATTTTCGGGAGATGGCCGCGAGATTGTCGCTGGCACTGGTGACCACTCGGTGATTGTTTATGACCTTGAGACACGTCAATCTGTTCTTCGCATACGGAATCATGAGGATGATGTGAATGCGGTTTGCTTTGGGGACAAGTCTTCACCTCACATTCTCTATTCTGGGTCCGACGATAGCACTGTTCGTGTCTGGGATAGGAGATCTATGGCCGATGGACGAGAAGCTGGGGTATTTGTAGGGCATACTGAAGGCTTGACCTACGTGGACAGCAAGGGTGACGGTAGATATGTTCTGTCGAACAGCAAGGATCAGACTATGAAACTCTGGGACTTGCGAAAGATGATGTCCACAGCCAAATTCGACACACTTGAACCTACCAGTTACGGGACGGGATTTGATTACCGGTTTGACCCTTTCCCGTCTGACTTCTATTACCCGCACCCGCACGACTGCTCTGTCGTCACATTCCGAGGCCACAGTGTTCTTCGAACCCTGATCAGATGTCACTTCTCACCTCCAGGGAGCTCTGACTCTCGATACGTGTATAGTGGCAGCGAGGACGGGAAGGTATACGTGTGGAATCTAGACGCTACCTTGGCGGGAACAGTTGATGTTCAGAAAGCGACACACTTTTCCCGTCCTCGCAGTCGTCGTTTTCAAGGTCATATGTACATGAGTAGAGCTGACGGAAATCAATGGAAGACATGCGTGCGCGATGCCAGCTGGCATCCCAATGCTCCAGTTCTGGCCG CAACATCTTGGAATGGTTGGGGCAGCTCGACGGGCACTTGCACGATACACTCTTGGAACAATGGCGCTGATCAGGATGAGTGCGGCCCGAAGTTTTCGTACGGGGATAGTTACGACGCTCAACTAAACGCCACTAATCTGAGCGAGAAAGCACTGGATATGCGCGCTTGGGAGTATGAGCATGCACTCAACGAGGCGTCCCTGTGA
- a CDS encoding RNA-binding protein (transcript_id=CADANIAT00005622), protein MATEDDNFDIDIYGDGSGYNANDQGDFKQDHDMKQEDTDLILDASDNAQNSGNSTDSGTIQQQPNVTTNGAPVTQSDTNNQQMQKDTTPQQGVKRKELDERPVDPDATPALLISELHWWTTDDDIRGWTREAGCEDELKDVTFSEHKVNGKSKGQAFLEFTSLPAATATKHHIDSLSTTGQSGRKFLVNYTSPIPNPFRTLPKDNPMRKDNARTGGFNSPNQNNANFGMGNMAGGFRGGRGGFNNRGGMSNMPGYVNRNFNNPMGGFNNPMVGAGFQGNQMAMGNYGFGGRGGMMGGNMRGGPGGMRGRGGGMAGGPNMMGMPNMGPMGGMGMNPMAGGMNPMMGGIGGNMGMQGGFQGPNQGFNTGFFPQNQGVGDGSWNPHGTKRSRQE, encoded by the exons ATGGCTACTGAGGATGATAACTTCGATATTGACATCTATGGAGATGGTAGTGGCTACAACGCCAATGATCAAGGCGACTTCAAACAGGACCATGACATGAAGCAGGAAGACACAGATCTCATTCTCGATGCGTCCGATAACGCTCAAAACAGTGGCAACTCCACAGACTCCGGCACTATTCAGCAACAACCCAACGTCACAACAAATGGCGCGCCTGTAACACAATCAGACACAAATAATCAACAAATGCAGAAAGACACAACTCCCCAACAGGGTGTGAAACGCAAGGAACTCGACGAACGCCCGGTTGATCCTGACGCGACGCCTGCGCTACTCATCTCAGAGTTACACTGGTGGACTACAGATGATGATATCCGAGGCTGGACACGCGAAGCCGGGTGCGAGGACGAGCTGAAAGATGTAACTTTCAGCGAACACAAGGTTAATGGAAAGAGTAAAGG TCAGGCATTCCTAGAGTTCACATCTCTCCCCGCCGCAACAGCCACTAAGCACCACATCGACTCCCTTTCCACTACAGGACAGAGTGGACGCAAGTTCCTAGTCAACTATACTAGCCCCATTCCGAATCCATTCCGTACACTCCCTAAAGACAACCCCATGCGCAAGGACAATGCGCGAACCGGAGGATTCAATTCTCCAAACCAGAACAACGCAAATTTTGGCATGGGCAACATGGCCGGAGGGTTCCgtggaggtagaggagggtTCAACAACCGCGGAGGGATGTCGAACATGCCCGGCTACGTCAACCGCAATTTCAATAACCCCATGGGCGGTTTCAACAACCCTATGGTCGGCGCCGGGTTCCAGGGTAATCAAATGGCCATGGGCAACTACGGATTCGGTGGCCGTGGCGGTATGATGGGCGGAAACATGCGCGGCGGACCAGGCGGAATGCGTGGCCGTGGCGGCGGCATGGCTGGCGGACCCAACATGATGGGTATGCCAAACATGGGTCCAATGGGTGGCATGGGCATGAATCCGATGGCTGGAGGTATGAATCCAATGATGGGCGGGATAGGAGGGAACATGGGCATGCAAG GTGGCTTCCAAGGTCCCAACCAGGGTTTCAATACCGGCTTCTTTCCTCAGAACCAAGGCGTAGGTGACGGCTCGTGGAATCCACACGGCACTAAGCGCAGTCGACAGGAATGA
- a CDS encoding sorting nexin-3 (transcript_id=CADANIAT00005623) → MQAVPESRQQTFEEIYGPPENFLEIEVRNPQTHGTSRNMYTSYEIVCRTNIPAFKLKHSVVRRRYSDFEYFRDILERESTRVTIPPLPGKVFTNRFSDDVIEHRREGLQRFLQIVAGHPLLQTGSKVLASFIQDPNWDRNAW, encoded by the exons ATGCAGGCTGTCCCTGAGTCGCGACAGCAAACCTTCGAGGAGATCTACGGACCTCCCGAGAATTTCCTTGAGATAGAG GTCCGGAACCCCCAAACCCATGGCACGTCGCGCAACATGTACACCTCGTATGAAATCGTCTGCCGCACCAAcatcccagccttcaagcTGAAACACTCGGTCGTGCGCCGCCGCTACTCGGACTTTGAATACTTCCGCGACATACTAGAGCGCGAGAGCACAAGAGTCACGATTCCCCCGCTCCCAGGAAAGGTGTTCACAAACCGGTTCAGCGATGATGTGATTGAGCACCGTCGAGAAGGTCTGCAGCGGTTTCTGCAGATTGTCGCTGGACACCCGCTTCTGCAGACAGGGAGCAAGGTGCTTGCTAGTTTTATACAAG ATCCGAACTGGGACCGCAATGCTTGGTAA
- a CDS encoding uncharacterized protein (transcript_id=CADANIAT00005624): MIIDRCWSCFSVTRIRPAVRCTDSLTVSGTGFLTQRGKSIPLKLEFESCEVRFEGWFTQVDQAKAATHAVHAKSRFGFLLMSGGMTDWQEQCDEARPICKRCIKGNRVCGGYRNLNDRKKTSKRSGQIQETSRDFSMTKLLADSLAPPARISGHTLIQERDKLCALIEQVARLPQGQGLHGGLLTAIPPILASLGQPIIASSPLPSALSALFLTLVSDKHNEKDRGAITEAMASYGRALQLTRRLMEHLNEERRRELIMTIFVLGMYEDMNSEDHIRLTSNSHLEGAMAFVRSQKCRSFGEDTTRKIYSALLTRALFACFDDIKSDAPFIFTFNDLQLLHAGLLAEKKTDFLNLYNSTLLIIHLQLRHLERDARLTFPANCAVAIAAATKAQDLLEAIISLDYQMAEWPSTLLSESRYITVQLSPDDSIDLWSRTAYIYPTLSAGDDWSQYRMLRILAHSLRLRAYGLLANPLYAHGLGLEDTQLTKIARGVATARSGIRALANDICASLPYHLGYKTGPGSGRRYPNDSFPDEKYARRLSALQISWALYVAGIGEGVDAAQRLWISRQLDIINREMEIGKAAVLAELVRKVAVLEAQNTNPVYLTSSY; the protein is encoded by the exons ATGATAATCGATcgttgctggtcttgtttcTCAGTCACAAGAATCAGGCCAGCTGTGCGGTGCACAGACAGCCTTACAGTCTCAGGAACTGGTTTTCTTACGCAGCGCGGC AAGTCAATACCTCTCAAGTTAGAGTTCGAATCTTGCGAGGTTCGGTTTGAAGGATGGTTTACCCAGGTGGACCAAGCAAAGGCTGCTACACATGCCGTGCACGCAAAGTCAAGGTTCGGATTCCTTCTAATGAGTGGAGGCATGACTGATTGGCAAGAGCAGTGCGACGAGGCGAGACCGATCTGCAAGCGATGCATTAAGGGAAACCGCGTGTGTGGTGGTTATCGCAATCTTAATGACAGAAAAAAGACCAGCAAGCGTTCTGGGCAGATTCAGGAGACGTCTCGAGACTTCTCAATGACCAAGTTGCTGGCGGATTCCTTAGCACCCCCTGCTAGAATCTCTGGCCATACCCTCATCCAGGAACGCGACAAACTGTGTGCACTTATAGAGCAGGTCGCCCGTCTTCCGCAGGGGCAGGGTCTGCACGGTGGCTTGCTAACAGCCATTCCGCCTATTCTTGCTAGCTTGGGGCAGCCCATAATCGCATCGTCACCACTCCCATCTGCATTGTCGGCGTTGTTCTTGACCCTCGTCTCAGACAAGCACAATGAAAAGGACCGGGGCGCCATCACCGAGGCGATGGCAAGCTACGGCAGAGCACTTCAGCTCACTCGTCGATTGATGGAGCATCTgaatgaggagaggagaagagagcttaTCATGACTATTTTTGTTCTCGGAATGTACGAG GACATGAACAGCGAGGATCATATCAGACTCACTTCCAACTCTCATCTTGAAGGAGCAATGGCTTTTGTTAGGTCTCAAAAGTGTAGGAGTTTTGGCGAGGACACAACTAGAAAGATATACAGCGCACTGCTGACTAGAGCT CTCTTCGCCTGTTTCGACGACATCAAAAGCGACGCGCCCTTTATATTCACCTTTAAcgacctccagctccttcacgCAGGCCTATTAGCGGAAAAGAAAACCGACTTTTTAAATCTCTACAACTCCACCCTTCTCATTATCCACTTGCAACTCCGGCATCTTGAGAGAGATGCCCGGCTAACATTCCCTGCTAATTGcgccgtcgccatcgccgctgCCACAAAAGCCCAGGACCTCCTCGAAGCCATAATATCCCTCGATTATCAAATGGCTGAGTGGCCGAGCACACTCCTCTCAGAATCTAGATACATCACGGTACAGCTATCGCCAGATGACAGCATAGATCTTTGGAGCAGGACTGCATATATTTATCCGACACTTTCAGCGGGGGATGACTGGTCACAGTACCGCATGCTTCGAATCCTAGCTCACAGTCTGCGTCTGCGAGCGTATGGCCTCCTCGCAAATCCCTTATACGCTCACGGTCTCGGACTTGAAGACACGCAGCTAACCAAGATAGCCCGGGGTGTAGCGACAGCCCGGAGTGGGATTCGTGCGCTAGCGAATGACATTTGTGCGTCATTGCCGTACCATCTAGGCTATAAAACCGGACCAGGATCTGGGCGGCGCTATCCGAATGACTCCTTCCCTGACGAAAAATACGCGCGTCGTCTATCAGCGTTGCAAATAAGTTGGGCGCTGTATGTGGCGGGGATCGGGGAAGGTGTAGATGCTGCGCAGAGGCTCTGGATCTCGCGTCAGCTGGACATCATCAACCGCGAAATGGAGATCGGAAAGGCCGCCGTGCTAGCAGAGCTTGTCAGAAAAGTTGCTGTTCTGGAAGCTCAGAACACGAATCCTGTCTATCTTACCTCATCGTACTAA
- a CDS encoding telomere repeat binding factor family protein (transcript_id=CADANIAT00005625): MDPNGIFARNYDESLIRELPHLRIAPLREPVSSRNLRIPLTLEPSASGSRDSSTISKAGGSAAGILSPRNNEPNGIAIEASIANTARLLAKNELSTSELLVEPQPPPRPILPAFVNLRALERFPYSSFDDDNHQTRKRRRLGAGTEIDVQPDSFGELLQLPMPQAQKEQRPPPFGPFAILNGLNEPPPNAALLPPIEAGSITQLLTKPSRDHIDVEPEPDQVVTAASLTPDVQNGERIEGRIADILDSPIAEKPDLRDAVVNNDEVDKTQPEKEPSHAKESQPTQETDLPPSPKTRGRSRKNLRKWTDEETVALLRGVMKCGIGNWKEVLAQDESSFNRRTASNLKDRFRVCCPSAYRASDPNEAIQHLREALAKTLARIEGDASATPSLTHSGSSSSFSSLDTSQNTPEHHSQSDSMPETNQTLPNKFEPATGSLSVISEPYTPAKARRRSRRPFTAAEDEALLKGYAVHGFQWTLIQQDKKLNLGHRRATDLRDRFRTKFPHAYREGGAIRDSTLQAQMAKDTIVKDGTIPAVRNRQGPQDSKPASTSDRSGKPISLNGVGTVDPVLPSLALPPVTREISTGVPLSGLSFLLEEGSTNEDSVDLPPLIWDDLP, from the exons ATGGATCCCAACGGCATTTTCGCCCGCAACTACGATGAATCCCTGATCCGCGAACTTCCTCACCTCCGGATTGCTCCTCTCCGCGAGCCGGTCTCATCCCGCAACCTCAGGATCCCTTTGACCCTTGAGCCGAGCGCCAGTGGAAGCCGGGACTCAAGCACTATATCGAAAGCTGGCGGATCCGCGGCGGGGATTCTTTCTCCCCGCAACAATGAACCCAACGGCATAGCAATAGAGGCCAGCATCGCGAATACAGCTCGTCTATTAGCGAAGAATGAGCTTTCCACCTCGGAATTGCTCGTAGAGCCTCAGCCCCCTCCGCGGCCGATATTACCGGCATTTGTTAACCTCCGTGCTCTCGAGCGGTTCCCTTATTCTTCGTTTGATGATGACAACCATCAGACTCGTAAACGGCGACGTCTAGGAGCTGGTACTGAGATTGATGTCCAGCCTGATTCCTTCGGAGAGCTCCTGCAGTTGCCGATGCCACAGGCGCAGAAAGAACAAAGGCCTCCGCCATTTGGACCGTTTGCTATCCTTAACGGATTGAACGAGCCTCCGCCCAATGCTGCCTTGCTTCCGCCTATTGAGGCGGGCTCGATTACGCAGCTACTCACCAAACCATCGCGAGACCATATCGACGtagagccagagccagaccAAGTGGTAACAGCTGCGAGCTTAACTCCCGATGTTCAGAATGGTGAAAGGATTGAGGGAAGGATTGCGGATATCTTGGATTCTCCTATTGCTGAGAAGCCTGATCTTCGTGATGCTGTCGTCAACAATGACGAGGTTGATAAGACACAGCCGGAAAAGGAGCCAAGTCATGCGAAAGAATCACAACCCACTCAGGAGACGGACTTGCCGCCTTCGCCCAAGACAAGAGGGCGTTCACGGAAAAACCTCCGGAAATGGACTGATGAAGAAACCGTTGCCTTACTGCGTGGCGTTATGAAGTGCGGTATCGGGAATTGGAAAGAAGTCCTCGCGCAGGATGAGTCGAGCTTCAACAGGCGCACCGCGTCGAACTTGAAAGATAG ATTCCGCGTCTGCTGCCCCTCCGCCTATCG TGCCTCGGATCCCAATGAAGCCATACAGCACCTGCGTGAAGCTCTCGCCAAAACGCTAGCACGGATCGAAGGCGACGCTTCGGCAACTCCAAGTCTCACTCACAGCGGATCGTCATCCAGCTTTTCTTCGCTGGACACAAGCCAAAATACCCCGGAACACCACTCTCAAAGCGATTCGATGCCGGAAACTAACCAAACACTACCCAATAAGTTCGAGCCTGCAACAGGGAGTCTCTCTGTTATATCAGAGCCTTACACCCCGGCAAAAGCCAGGCGTCGTTCTCGGCGTCCCTTCACGGCggcagaggatgaagccTTGCTAAAAGGATACGCCGTCCACGGGTTCCAGTGGACACTCATCcagcaagacaagaagcTTAATCTCGGCCATCGAAGAGCGACTGATCTGCGTGATCGATTTAGGACCAAGTTTCCCCATGCTTACCGTGAAGGGGGCGCGATTCGGGATAGCACGCTGCAGGCTCAAATGGCGAAAGACACAATTGTGAAGGACGGAACCATCCCGGCAGTGAGAAACAGACAGGGCCCTCAGGATAGCAAACCCGCCTCCACCAGCGATCGTTCCGGCAAGCCCATTAGTCTCAATGGTGTGGGGACAGTAGATCCTGTTCTTCCTTCGCTGGCACTTCCTCCGGTAACACGAGAAATTTCGACAGGTGTTCCACTCTCAGGGCTCTCCTTTCTGCTGGAAGAGGGTTCCACAAATGAGGACAGCGTAGACCTTCCACCGCTGATTTGGGATGACCTTCCTTAA
- a CDS encoding uncharacterized protein (transcript_id=CADANIAT00005626) yields the protein MPATILPTWPHIVFAIFEPITLIGGWLAPIFDLQGFIVGQIPLSPAPEELEVQATSFALAYQLANVYGLMALLGAGVLYATSEPKVLRNYLVALAIGDVGHIYVTYLAMGPALFFDVGGWNALTWGNVGVTAFLFVNRLLYCLGVFGYAEGGSVKEPKKRV from the exons ATGCCAGCCACAATCCTCCCAACCTGGCCCCATATCGTTTTTGCTATATTTGAGCCCATAACCCT GATCGGCGGCTGGTTAGCTCCAATCTTCGACCTGCAGGGATTCATCGTCGGCCAGATACCATTATCCCCTGCGccggaggagctggaagtcCAGGCAACTTCCTTCGCCCTCGCCTATCAGCTGGCGAATGTTTACGGGCTTATGGCGCTCCTTGGCGCCGGCGTGCTCTACGCCACCTCGGAGCCGAAGGTGCTGCGCAACTACTTGGTCGCTCTGGCCATTGGTGATGTAGGGCATATCTACGTGACCTACCTTGCCATGGGCCCAGCGCTTTTCTTTGATGTCGGTGGGTGGAATGCGCTCACCTGGGGCAATGTTGGGGTTACGGCCTTTCTGTTTGTGAATCGGCTTTTGTACTGCCTGGGTGTTTTTGGGTATGCTGAAGGTGGCTCCGTGAAGGAGCCGAAGAAGCGGGTCTGA
- a CDS encoding uncharacterized protein (transcript_id=CADANIAT00005627) codes for MTQYLAYQFAGDSPSAASYMFGQLSYRSVFRPGEERPQFNIAYRWWEDEATTILWTFDVEVIKRVIRFKLFSDEQFPRMALHRRPTSTVDDLLKGLFDSQERVFYANLPHAQKVDAILQRCKPTAPPMISWGWLPARMEIGRTGDNLESLAVAKAIDAESHLHFTRITFEELVRYSLGYPSGQVEWFLRQHTCFYAHLLDHLHAFPEQVERYAEVEKHLQTRSPFAHRAVISALQDAGYALELPCMTPGFGFFAGAIQRLFNELLNLKLILKVLNVLGVRFARWYLHAQEMDWSRPFSIVFSFLEDMDSSDSPVSFARNLTRSVERDFALLIEGGTLDKSVANRLSERWQLLSVEVWECCKALPETIRFIQECLEPLLTLRNYHSLTAILSGLHKYRVSESSLVRLENGTTALNLNQLLPSEMLYLLNPSQNYALYRQQYQQAPGIPFLIPHLYEYHQLGEPILQNLYEQMSAVIPQL; via the exons ATGACTCAGTACCTGGCATATCAGTTTGCCGGGGATTCGCCCAGTGCGGCATCGTACATGTTTGGTCAGTTAAGCTATCGGTCTGTTTTTCGGCCGGGGGAAGAGCGCCCTCAGTTTAACATTGCGTACCGATGGTGGGAGGATGAAGCAACAACTATTCTTTGGACTTTTGACGTCGAGGTGATCAAGAGAGTTATACGTTTCAAGCTTTTCTCTGACGAACAGTTTCCACGGATGGCGCTTCATCGTCGACCAACTTCCACAGTGGACGATCTCCTCAAGGGACTTTTTGACTCTCAGGAAAGAGTATTCTATGCTAACCTACCGCACGCTCAAAAAGTGGACGCCATTCTACAGCGATGCAAGCCTACTGCTCCGCCCATGATTTCGTGGGGCTGGCTCCCAGCCCGGATGGAGATAGGCCGGACGGGCGATAACTTGGAATCTTTAGCCGTCGCCAAGGCCATTGATGCCGAAAGTCATCTTCATTTCACCCGTATAACATTTGAGGAGCTGGTCCGGTATTCGCTGGGTTACCCGTCTGGCCAAGTGGAATGGTTCTTGCGGCAGCATACATGTTTCTATGCCCACCTGTTGGATCACCTGCATGCATTTCCCGAGCAGGTTGAGAGATAcgcggaggttgagaag CACCTTCAGACTCGAAGCCCCTTTGCCCATCGCGCTGTGATTAGTGCTCTACAAGATGCAGGTTACGCGCTCGAACTGCCATGCATGACACCCGGGTTCGGATTCTTTGCTGGAGCAATTCAACGTCTTTTCAATGAACTTCTGAACTTGAAGTTGATTTTGAAGGTGCTCAATGTCTTAGGAGTTCGATTTGCGCGGTGGTACTTGCACGCCCAGGAAATGGACTGGTCGCGGCCGTTCAGCAtcgtcttctcttttcttgaGGACATGGACAGCTCGGATTCGCCAGTGAGCTTTGCTCGTAATCTGACCAGATCTGTCGAGCGGGATTTTGCCTTACTGATTGAAGGGGGTACTTTGGACAAAAGTGTGGCTAATCGTCTGTCGGAACGTTGGCAGCTTCTCTCTGTAGAAGTTTGGGAATGTTGCAAGGCGCTTCCAGAAACGATCCGGTTTATCCAAGAATGTTTAGAG CCTCTATTGACTTTGCGGAACTACCATTCCCTGACTGCCATTCTCAGTGGGCTTCACAAGTACCGCGTTTCCGAATCTTCGCTCGTCCGCCTTGAAAACGGAACAACTGCCCTGAATCTGAACCAACTGCTTCCTTCTGAGATGTTATACCTCCTCAATCCGTCACAGAACTACGCGCTATATCGGCAGCAATATCAGCAGGCGCCTGGGATTCCCTTCCTCATTCCTCACTTGTATGAGTATCATCAGCTTGGTGAGCCTATTCTTCAAAACCTCTATGAGCAAATGAGCGCTGTCATTCCTCAGCTCTAA
- a CDS encoding 40S ribosomal protein eS4 (transcript_id=CADANIAT00005628) encodes MPRGPKKHQKRLSAPSHWLLDKMSGTYAPKASPGPHKLRDCLPLIVFIRNRLKYALNGRETKAIMMQRLIQVDGKVRTDPTYPAGFMDVITIEKTGENFRLIYDTKGRFTVHRIQAEEAEYKLCKVKKVQLGKGGIPFLVTHDARTIRYPDPAIKVNDTVKVDIATGKITDFCRFDTGVVCMVTGGRNMGRVGVVTHRERHDGGFNIVHVKDAIDNTFATRESNVFVIGQDKPWISLPKGKGVKLSIAEERDRRRAYALAQ; translated from the exons ATGCCTCGCGGACC TAAGAAGCACCAAAAGCGCCTCAGTGCGCCCTCGCACTGGCTCCTGGACAAAATGTCCGGAACCTATGCTCCCAAGGCCTCCCCCGGTCCTCACAAGCTCCGTGACTGCCTGCCCCTAATCGTCTTCATCCGCAACCG TCTTAAGTACGCTCTTAACGGCCGCGAGACCAAGGCGATCATGATGCAGCGTCTCATCCAGGTCGACGGCAAGGTCCGCACTGACCCGACCTACCCTGCCGGTTTCATGGATGTCATCACCATCGAGAAGACTGGCGAGAACTTCCGTCTCATCTACGACACCAAGGGCCGCTTCACCGTCCACCGCATTCAGGCTGAGGAGGCCGAGTACAAGCTCTgcaaggtcaagaaggtgCAGCTCGGCAAGGGCGGGATCCCATTCTTGGTTACGCACGATGCGCGAAC TATCCGCTACCCCGACCCTGCTATCAAGGTCAACGACACCGTGAAGGTTGACATTGCTACTGGCAAGATCACCGACTTCTGCCGCTTCGATACCGGCGTTGTCTGCATGGTTACTGGTGGTCGTAACATGGGTCGTGTTGGTGTTGTCACCCACCGTGAGCGTCACGATGGTGGTTTCAACATCGTCCACGTTAAGGATGCCATTGACAACACATTCGCCACCCGTGAGAGCAACGTCTTCGTCATTGGCCAGGACAAGCCCTGGATCTCTCTTcccaagggcaagggtgtCAAG CTCtccattgctgaagagcGTGACCGCCGCCGCGCCTACGCCCTTGCCCAGTAA